One Argentina anserina chromosome 6, drPotAnse1.1, whole genome shotgun sequence genomic window, TATGTCAGAGATTTTGGTATGTGATGTTATTAGAATTATTCTCTTTTTAAGATTAACGGCGAGTAGGTTGTTGACTACTTCTGAAATTGGTTTTGATTGGTTCAGAATTGAGGCTCCTTGACTCATGTTTATTGCTTCTTGTAATAGTCATGTGACTAACATTGTTGGTTGAACAGAGTGTGGGAAATTTGTTCCACCACCGAGTATTCTCTTATTGTAATCTTTTATTggttcaatatatattttctttttctaaaagAAAAATCTAGGTGGTGCAATTAAGCCCAATTAAATTAGCCCCTCTGTATTAGTTGTTGCATGTTGGTCATCGTGCAGTAAAACTTCCATTAATTTCTagggaaaaacttgcgtacaaactagtatgtacgcgtgcgtctaaattctcatttatttgcacactttgagaatataaagatatgattttaaccgttcaaaagtttagtttattactaaagatcatttctgtaaaagatcaacataaataaaaatcgTTTGCTTTGTTGATTGCATCAAATAAATgaacggttatggtgaaagttagtagtctcatgattaaccgtcaatttgtttgatgcaatcgactatgaagaagatttttatttatgttgatattttacagaaataatttttagtaataaactaaatttttaaacggttaaaatcatatatttatattctcGTGTAAATAAATGTGAGTTTTTCCGCAAGTTTTTCCCTGTTTTCTATTAGAATCTCGACTGTTTGCTTTTCCGCCTTTGCACGTGTCCTCCATTATTTGGCGGGTTATTCAAGGAGAGCAGTGAAACCACTCCCTCAAGTTTTTATTACTACTGAAGGCCTGAAGCTTCCCAGTTCCCATTTCcacttgaaagttgaaaccccAAAACCCACCACCCAACACTTGAAATGTCCGACGTTCTCTCCATTCGGCGGCAACACCAGCTGGTTCTCTCCGGCACCGGGCCTCGCCCCGGACCTCTCGATCATTACGATGCTATCATCGTTGACATTCTCTCATGGCTACCTGTCAAATCCTTGCTCCGTTTCCAGTGTGTGTGCAAGGCATGGCGGGCTTTAATCTCCGAATCTTATTTCATCAACAAGCACCTCGCCCGCACCAAAATCAACCCCAGCTTCAACCTACTCGTATCAAGAGGAGACTTGTTATTCCGATCCATAGAGTACCAAGTACTACTCAACTCATTAACTGATGACGCCCCTATTCCGATCAGAGAGCTCGATTTTCCGGAAATAAATATACCACTCGGTGAAGATGGTTATGTAGAGATGGTTGGTACCTGCAATGGCCTGATTTGTCTGTTATTTGATCGTTGGGAAACTCAAAGTATACTGATATGGAACCCATGCACTAGAGACATCCTGGTATTACCTCAACCTCCTAGAATTCAtgatggtatatatatttttggatTCGGTTACGATTCCTCTACCGATGATTACAAGGTCATACTAGGTCATAATTGCGATTTTTTCCTGTTTACACTAAAATCGGGTTCATGGAAGAAACTTGAAAGCCTGACCAAGAATTATGTCGTGCACAATCGTGGATGTTTAGTTAATGAAGCTCTACATTGGGTTGGGTTTGACGGGTCAATTCGTAAAGGGATTGTGTCATTTGATTTAGAGGAGGAGTTATTTCATGAGATTTCGTTCCCCTATCCTCCTAATCCGGTAGACAGCCACTTATATGCTGAAGTTGGAATTCTTAATAACTGTCTAACACTGTTTTTTCATTGGCCTGAGACTCGGAGCGAATTTAAGATGTGGGTGATGAAGGAACATGGAGCCAAGAAATCCTGGACTGAAGTCATAAACATCCCTTCAGGGATTCTAGGTGAAGAGTATATATGCATGACATGCATTTCTGAAATTGGTGTACTTATGATGCGTCTCGGGTTGAATGGCCGCTTGGGAATATATAATCCCAAGGAAGAGACATTTAGGAGTTTGGTTGATTTTGATGATACAGTTACTTAT contains:
- the LOC126799875 gene encoding F-box/kelch-repeat protein At3g23880-like; translated protein: MSDVLSIRRQHQLVLSGTGPRPGPLDHYDAIIVDILSWLPVKSLLRFQCVCKAWRALISESYFINKHLARTKINPSFNLLVSRGDLLFRSIEYQVLLNSLTDDAPIPIRELDFPEINIPLGEDGYVEMVGTCNGLICLLFDRWETQSILIWNPCTRDILVLPQPPRIHDGIYIFGFGYDSSTDDYKVILGHNCDFFLFTLKSGSWKKLESLTKNYVVHNRGCLVNEALHWVGFDGSIRKGIVSFDLEEELFHEISFPYPPNPVDSHLYAEVGILNNCLTLFFHWPETRSEFKMWVMKEHGAKKSWTEVINIPSGILGEEYICMTCISEIGVLMMRLGLNGRLGIYNPKEETFRSLVDFDDTVTYVESLLSPSIGNTGGASF